The genomic stretch GATGGGGCATTACTAAAACCATATTTACACTTAGAATGAATGGAAAAGGCAGCCTTGCACTATGCTCATGAACAGGAAAGGGGTCCTGCTGACCCCTGCTGGCTTATCCTGGAATTGCACAATTTACACAAACTGGAAAGGATTGAACAATCAAGGACAAAGGAAGAGCTACAAACATTCTTTCCTAACCCTGGGAAGAGTCTGTGATCCTGCAGCCAGCCAGATCTTTAAGGAGGTGGTAAAGGGGAGGGTGGTCCAGtcacatttcatattttctttcatcattttcaAAGTGAAATGTGATTTCTTCCCTCACCCTCTCAATTTGGATTTTTTCCCACCTCCTCAAAAAACCAGGCAAAGATCGAGAATCCTAAGGGCCCCTACCTGTAACTCATGAGTTCAGGGTGGCAGTCAGGCTGAGGGTCACTATCGAAGGACTATGTCATCTTAAAGATTTCACACCTGGGCAACTGGAATTTCGAAGGTCCAGCTCTTTTCCTCTGGCATGGAACAGATGGGGAGAAGAAAAAGACAACACACAGATCCACTGGCAGACTCACCATTTCATCAGGAACATGAGTTCTCCACTTGAGTCTGTAGCTCCAATGATCCGTTCCGGCTCCAAACCCCGGGCAAAGCCTCGTGGCTTTTCTGACTGTAAAAACCAGATAGGTAGAGCAGTTTGATCTATGTGGAACTGTCATCCAGACTGGAGTCACTCCCATGTCTGCTTAGTGCAATTGCACACCCTTTTGCTAATAGATCAtcgatacttttttttttttttttggacaggcagagtggacagtgagagagagagacagagagaaaggtcttcctttgccgttagttcaccctccaacggccgccgcagttggcgtgctgcggccggcgcaccgctgatccaatggcaggagccaggtgcttctcctggtctcccatggggtgcagggcccaagcacttgggccatcctccactgcactcccgggccacagcagagagctggcctggaagaggggcaaccgggacaggatcggtgccccgactgggactagaacccgttgtgccggcgccgcaaggcagaggattagcctattgagctgcggcgccggctcctaGTAACAGGCCTTTTGGAATCCTTTGGAGTGATTCATCAAGGTATGAATGCTTGAGGTTTCCCATATATGAAAAGGAATATAGACTCCAAAGAGCAGACTAAATGTTTACCATGACTGTTTCTCCAGGACTTCTCTTCACCCTCAAAAGACAACTGACCTTAAGGTGTTGGATAAATCAAAACTATTACCGCAAATCATATGCTTAATCAAATGATTAAAGCTATCTATTTACAGGAATCGTTTCGTTTGCCCTTATATCTGTCCTCAAAAAGTATTATACTTATTATTCCTAAAGCCTGGATAATGAGGGTAGATCATAGGGTTTCATAGGAGATTGAGAGGAAATGCTTGCTAAGATCTGAGGAGACTTAACAAAACTTAATTATCTGGTCTTCAGAAGCTTCTCTGTCAGTACTATCAATTCTGGACTAGGAAAAATCCTTATTTCTAGCCttacctcttctttcttcttctttggttTGCTCTCTTCTCCCTTATCTTCAGAATCAGAATCAGCTTTGCGCTTGCCTCCCTCTGACTTATCTGTCTCATGTGCTGTTTTCTGTGACTGCAGAAACTCAGCAATGAGGTCAGGGCAATCCAGATTTTCTTCTGGTTCCCACGTGTTGTCTTCACTGAAACCAACCACAAGGTACAGCAAGTCACTTTCCTTCAAATTAAGTGTACTTATACAAAGGATATAAATACAGGGAGGACAAGAGGAATTACTATTAATGAACAGCCACATTTTGCCCAGGACAAAATCAATTTTCTTTACAAAGAAATCCCTATCTTGCTTTTTCGCACTATACATGTAGGTCATATTCCTGTCAGACCATAAGCCATGAAAGCCatgattcatttttttactgcatCTATCACAGCTGTGTATCATTAGATTCCCAATAAACAGTTGATGACTAAATTTACCCGTGTCAATGAAACTTACTCTGAGAAACCTTTCCACTTTAGGAGGTACTCCACTTTGCCCTTTACAACTCTTCGGTCAAGAACTTTTTCCACCACatattcctcttcctcctcttctagcACCTCCTCCactttcttcttgttttgttttttccccatagTGCCCGCCAGCTTTCTGGTGTAAAGGGTGACGCTGCTAAAAtggtaaaagaaatgaaatgggcATTAGGGTTAAATATCTGAATGTTCGGAAAATCATGGAGATCAGAGAGGACTTTAATACTGCATGTTACTTATAATGTTATGCCTATTTTCAACATATAAAAACCTTTTCTGAAATGTTCAGCTACAGAGTTAGCACTGATAAATCTCACAGCAAAACTTTTTTATTCTTGCATATTCATTCAAAAACTTTTATATACatgggtcagcatcccatatgggtgcaagttaggctgctccacttccaatccggctccttgctaatggctgggaaaagcagtgaaagatggcccaagcgcttgggcacctgccatccatgcgggagacttggaaggaactcctggctcctggcttcagtttgaaccagccccagccattgtggccatcttgggtatgaaccagtggatggaaaatctctttctgtagctctttcaaaatacattggccagcgctgtggctcaacaggctaatcctctgcctagcagcgctggcacaccaggttctagtcccggtcagggagccagattctgtcctggtcgcccctcttccaggccagctctctgctgtggctcgggagtgcagtggaggatggcccaagtccttgggccctgtaccccatgggagaccaggagaagcacctggctcctgccttcggatcagcgcggtgcaccggccattggagggtgaaccaatggcaaaggaagacctttttctctgtccactctgcctgtcaaaaacaaaaaacaaaaaaagccatatagaaactttaaaaaaaagtactttatatGCTATGGTCCCTAAAATACTAAATTAGACTGAAATAGGaatccttttaaaataatatgcccACATCAAACTTATATACCGATAATTCTCTGATCCATACTGTCTCTTATTCTctattttccttttgttaaaagtttttttttttttttttttttaaatttccatctacttgaatgCAGTGATGGGGGGATGGGGGAGTAGGTGGGTGTggagaggtggaaagagagagagggattttccatttgctggttcactccctaaatgcctagtcagggctgggccaggctgaagtcaggggcccgAAACTCCAtttgacagggccccaagcatcatctgctgcctcccaggatgcattagcagaaagcaagaCCAGAAGCAGTGGAGCTAGATAGAGGCAGTAGGCACCCCAAGCCATTGCTTAATCCACTATATCATAATATCTGCCCTATATGGTTTCCATTTTACCACTGTAATGGACTTTATGAACTTCTTATTCTACTCAGTTTATTTTTACAGTTTAGATCTAAGACAAAAGACTCACAAAATGACAGAATGACCATGAAATTCTTTGGAGTACTGCAATAACTTGGAAactgtgtgtgtacaggtgataACCACAAATATAatctaagttttttttcttttctttattttatttacttgaaagagttacagagagagctagagacagagacagagacagagagaggtcttccatccactggctcactctccaaatggccagagctgagctgatctgaagccaggagtttcctccaggtctcttacatggatgcaggggtgcaaggacttgggccatcctccactgctttcccaggcacatcagcagggagctggagcagaagtggaggagctgagacttgaaccggcagctaTATGgcatgcctgtgctgcaggccagggctttaacacactgtggcacagcaccccCCCTCCACCAAAATACATCTTCGGTACCAGCATTGTGGCCagggggttaggctgccactttcCACAAaggcatcccacatctgagcatgagttcaagtcccagctgctctgtttccaggccagcttcctgcagcagaatacggcccaagtatttgggctcctgacacccatgtgggagaccagaatggagttcctggcttccaactggtccagacctagctgttgcagccatctggggagagaacaagcagatgcaagatgcctctccctgtcactcaacctttcaaataagtaaataagtcataAAACCAAATAGAGCAGGCATCTATGACTCCAACCGAAGTGACTGGGATCACTACTgcctccaactttctgctaataaagaccctgggaagtgagccagcatagggagcagtggctcaagtaactgggttcctgccaaccatgtggagacctggattaagctccttgCTCTCAGCTTTTTCCTTGGCCCAGACCAGCCTGTTGCATTTGGTAACAGGACAGTGGATGGAGGAGTACTCGCTCTCTCATGCCCTCTccatcccatatatatatatgtatgtccatatcaaataaatcttttaacaaatattaTTACACCTAGGGGTGTTTGCAATATTAAAAATCTAGTCTCCTGGGTTGGGTGTttggtgtcctggctactctgcttctaatccagtttcctgctaatgtacatcctgggaggcagcagattatggctcaagtacttgtatcTTTGCCAActaggtaggagacccagattgtgttctgggttcttggctttggcctgacccagccctggctgctggtggtatttgggaagtgaactagcagatggaagttctctctcttaatatatgtctctctttctctctgcctttcaaacaaaatgaaagaaaattctagTCCCctataaaaatctttatttcagtCTTTCATCCTTTGACTTCTGGGTTTAGCCTTAGGTTACCAATTTTTGTCAGTAGATGGCGCCATAAGATACCAATAAAACAAAACTGGTCAGTAAAACTGACCAAAATCTCACAAAAATGAGGGACCATAGTTGCACAGAATGAGATACAAAAGAATTAAGAGAATGACAGATAGTTCAAGACAAGGGAGAAGGAATCAGTACTCTGCTTGAGTTTGAAACAATACTAACTTAGGCTTAACTGGTCATTCCTGGCTTCCTTGGGAAAAGGAATCAAGTAGGAATTATTCTAAACACTTTAAAATTGGCATATATAGAAATGCATTTTAGAAAGAGAATATTTATTGGCCATGTAAGAGATAACAAACCTTTCACTAATGTCAGGATTATGAGTCATTTGTAACTTTTAGAGATACTTAGGGTTATACTCTCAGATAGtcctgtttgtatctatgattAATTTTGActttataaacatttgaaaaaattctAGATACTGTGCTGAGTACTTGAGATTCAAGAGAATAAGAAAtggtgaggccagtgttgtggcataatgggtaaagccactgcctgaagtgctggcatctcatacaggcactggttggggtcctggctgctccacttccaatccagctctgccatggcctgggaaagcagtaggggacggcccaagtactttagaaccctgcaaccacatgggagacccagaagaagctccaggctcttggctttggattggtgcagtgctggccattgtgaccatttggagagtgaaccagtggatttcaaaagacttctctctgctcctctgtaaaatctgcctttcaaataaattggggctggcgccatgacttggttaatcctctgcctgcagtgtcagcatcccacatgggcgccaggttctagtcccggttgctcctcttccagtccagctctctgctgtgccccgggagggcagtggaggatggctcaagtgcttgggccctgcgcctgcatgggagaccaggaagaagcacctggctgctgacttcggattggcgtagctctggtcatagcagccatttggggagtgacccgaaagaagacctttctctctgtctctctcactcactgtctataactctacctctcaaattaaataaaataaaataaaataaaataaacaaataaataaatcttcaaaaagaaaaagaaaaagaaatggtctCCATCAGAAAAGTAATTTCATCCTCCACTAAGGATATTCTGAACTCTTGCAGAGTGGcacaaaataatgttttcttttagcaTAGACAATAACCTGTCTAGAGAACACACCTGTGCCAAGATCAGATTTAGCCATCTTTCTACCACTTTCTCTCCATACACATAATGTTATACTttgctttccttccctctcctttccaatcccttgtgtttttttttaacctgttagGGTAAGTActgaatgtaattttttaaaaattatttatttatttgaaagagagagactgatcatTGTTCcagccactgggtcactccccgatggctgcaacaaccaggtctgagtCAGGTTGGATTCAAGAACCAGGAATTTCATATTAGTCCCCGACATGGGTGTCAgcagcccaagtagttgggccactttctgctgcctccccaggcccattagtaggaacctagatcagaagtagagcaggggccagcgctgtggcatagcgggtagagatgccacctgcagtgccagcatcctatatggatgccagttcgagtcccagctgctccacttttgatccagctctctgctacagcctgggaaaggagtagaagatggcccaagccctggggcccctgtacctgtgtggggagatgcggaagaagctcctggctctggatcagcacagctctggcctttgcagccaattggggaatggaccagcaaatggaagacctttctttctctctctcttcctctccttctctgtgtaacactttcaaataaataattaaatcttaaaaaaaaaaaaaactataaaataaaaaaaaatgtgtctataaaataaaaaaataaataaataaatgtgccaaaaaaaaaaaaaaaaaaggcagcagcagctgggactcaaaaactggcattctgatatgggattatGGGATGAGCaccacccactgcaccacaatgctggcccctgtgaatGCAGTAACTTTTGGCTAAATTCTTGGCTAGTTTTATTGTGCCTCTGATTTAAGGACTGTTCTTCCTGGAGACACTTTCAGACTTTCAGAATTCTGATTGGCAAATGACAAGTACTTTTCTGTCAGTTGAAGGGATAACAAGATTCATGTCAATCTTTGGTTATAGTACAGAGAAAAAAACCTGACAACCACCTTTAGGTAAAAAGCACCACAATTCCCTACATTAATCTGGACCTGGAAATTGGAAAATACTCCCTTTCTCAATAGACAGAAGGGAAGCAATGACTATGGACTACCCCAAAATGGTAACCGTCCCCCCAGAAACTCTTCTTTCAAGTAATTACACTTAACCACTGAATACTACCCATCTGATCCTCTTACTATGAATCACAAGGGTCAGTACAGACTCTAGCTGATATCTAGCTACTGCTGCCATAGTGTTCCACTATATAGACAACCATATTTTAATAATCATTCTACTTAGTGATGAAAATTTAGAttgtttcctattttttattattgcaaAGAGTGCTGCTTTGACCATGGTACCTGCACCTTTTATTCATAGGTTCATAGGTGATTGACTCACATCTTTGGATAAAAGCCACTGCTACAAGATTGGCAAAAACTACATACTACAAGCAAAATTACATACTTTACTGTAAGCATCAATCAATTCTCAAAGCTAGCTAAAAGTCAGGTATCTTATATCCTCCACAAGATTTAGAAAAAGGCTGGAGCAATGAGAAAAGCCAATCAATAttcttgaattttcatttttatcattcaCTCTAGAACATTTCTGAGCAGCAACAAAAATTGGAAAAGCAACTGAAGGATCCTTGGTGTCCCTTTTACCAGAAGCCAAAAGCAGCACCAGAAACATGATTACAGTTCCTGTGTGATCTGTTACCCAAGGAAAGATCTGCTCACCCAAATACCAgtgtaagcaaaacaaaacctgcATGACTCCAAAGCTTAGCCTCCAGTAACTTTCCCTTCTCTGACCTTTCCGAAACAACTTTATGTCTACAGGCAGtcacatatatatttacagtAAACTCTGTTTCCTCCTCCACGAAACAGATGTAAGATTCTCACAGgattattgtgggtttttttcctttttttttttcttttgtttttccaggaTTATTGTGATGTCAGCTTTCATGAGCTCTGGAATTACTTGCAGGCAGCCCTCCTTATCTGTGAGTTCTGCATCTGCAATCCAACCATGATGGAAAATATTTGGGAGAAAAAATTACATCAGTAGTGAACATATAGACATTTTTCCCTAGTCACTATTCCCtcaacaatacagtataacattTATATAACAAATTGTTTCAAGTACCCTAGTATTACGGGACTTGAATAactgtggattttggtatccacaggGAGTCCTGGAACAAATCCCCTGCAGATACAGAGGGCTGACTGTGTCTTTATATATTTGGATAAATGTCTTGCTTCCTCATTATATTTAAGTACTGGTTTAAGGACAGCTCTCTTCTCTGAAACTCAGTGCATTGAAAACTCAATGAGAAAAAACAATTTTGTCCTATGTGTATGGCCAAAATTCATGACTAGGTTTCTCTAAAGAGTTGAGTTATTCAGAATATACACAAGGACCACAGGTATGGCTACTGTAAATGAGCAAATAATTATAAAACAGAGAAACCAAGATCTCATTTTTGGAAGATTAAAACAGACATGCTATCAGAAACTGAGAAATCATGTCTAATAAGCCTaaagtgcagaagtttctcatgTTATTTTATGTGGTCCTGGCAGGAAAATAAAGTAACAAAGTTGGTGTAGTAAACAGCCAAAAGGATTTATCTTCCAAGGAAGAGATAAGGGagaaaaacaatggaaattttTAACAAACTAATTTATCTATgaaaaaacttttaagatttCTTAAGACCAAAACAtggacaaaaataatttttgttgtttcaaaCAGTACAGTCCTATGAAGTTatggggccgccactgtggcgtagtgggtaaagccgccacctgcagtgcgggcaccccatatgggcgctggtttgagtcccggctgtcctcttctgatccagctctctgctacagtctaggaaagcagaagatggctcaactccttgggaccctgcacccatatgggagaccaggaagaagctcctggcttctggcttcagacaggcacagctccggcctttgcggccaactggggagtgaaccagctgatggaagacttccctccctccctctctctctgtaactctgcctttcaaataaataaataaatgcttaaaaaaaaaagttatgatttcagaatcagcctttacctatatgggcttcaaaaagttcatgaaaattaaattaaaagataggggccggcgctgtggctcacttggttaattctccgcctgtagcgccggcatcccatatgggcgctgggttctagtcctggttgctcctcttccagtccagctctccgctgtggcccgggaaggcagtagaggatggcccaagtgcttgggcccctgtgcccctgtgggagaccaggaggtggcACCAGGcggctggctttggatcagtgcagctccggtcacagcagccatttggggagcgaaccaacagaaggaagacctttctctgtctgtctgtctctctgtctataactctacctgtcaaataaatagaaaaaaaaaaaaaagataatgggaGGGGGtaggcattgtagcatagcaggtgaagccaccatctacactgctggcatcccatatgagcacgggttcaagtcctggctaacttcacttctgattcagttctctgctttggcctgggaaagcagtagaagatggtccaagtgtttgggcccctgaacctgtgtgggagacctgaaggaagcttctggctcctggctttggatcagcccagttctggctgttgcagctatttgggaagtgaaccaacagatggaaagacctctctctctctgtaactctgcctttcaaatgaggatcttaaaaaaaaaaaaaaagacttattttatttatttgaaagatagttacagagagaggtagagacagagagaagtcttccatccgctggtgcacttcccagagggctgcaacagccagggctgggctgatccaaagccaggagccaggagcttcttccaggtctcccacacggggtacaggaatccaaggacttgagccatcttctactgctttcccaggccatagcagagagctggatcggaagaggagcagccaggactagaaccagcgcccatatgggatgccagcactttaggccagggctttaaccagctgcgccacagtgccagccccacagatggatcttaaaaaaaaaaaaagatattgtggGGGCTAgttttgtggtacagcaggttaagtcactgcttgggacatacACACCgtatattagagtgccagttttaagtcctgactattccacagCCAACCAAACTTCCTGCTAAAgaacctcggaaagcagcaggtgatggc from Lepus europaeus isolate LE1 chromosome 18, mLepTim1.pri, whole genome shotgun sequence encodes the following:
- the CBX1 gene encoding chromobox protein homolog 1, which codes for MGKKQNKKKVEEVLEEEEEEYVVEKVLDRRVVKGKVEYLLKWKGFSDEDNTWEPEENLDCPDLIAEFLQSQKTAHETDKSEGGKRKADSDSEDKGEESKPKKKKEESEKPRGFARGLEPERIIGATDSSGELMFLMKWKNSDEADLVPAKEANVKCPQVVISFYEERLTWHSYPSEDDDKKDDKN